The Pseudomonas sp. FP2309 genomic sequence CTCCGCCCAGGCCCAGGTCGTGGCCGAGCAGGCGCGGGTCAAGCAGACGGCGGCGGCTTTTGTGCGTCAGGAGAAACTGCTGCCCAAGGGCTACACCAGCCGCAGTGAATACGATGCCGCCCAGGCCGCGTTGCGCAGCAGCCAGAGCGCCCTGGCCGCGGCCCAGGCTCAGTTGGCCAACGCCCGCGAACAATTGGGCTACACCGCCTTGATCGCCGATGCGCCCGGCGTGATCACGGCGCGCCAGGCCGAGGTCGGCCAAGTGGTGCAGGCCACTGTGCCGATTTTCAGCCTGGCCAGTGATGGCGAGCGTGACGCGGTGTTCAACGTCTACGAATCCCTGTTGGTGGAGCCGCCCCCCGACGCGCCGATTACGGTCAGTCTGCTCGACAACCCGAGCATCAAGGCCCAGGGCAAAGTGCGCGAAGTCACCCCGGCCGTGGCCGCCAACACCGGCACCGTGCAAGTGAAGATCGCCCTGCAATCGCTGCCCAAAGGCATGGATTTGGGCTCGGTGGTCAGCGCCACCGCCAATGGCCCGGCCAAGGCCAGCATCGAGTTGCCCTGGTCGGCACTCACCAAAGACCTCAGCGAACCCGCCGTGTGGCTGGTGGACGGCGACGGCAAGGCGCAGTTGCACAAGGTCAGCGTGGCGCGCTACCTCACCGGCAAGGTCATCATCAGTGACGGCCTGAAAGGTGGCGAAAAAGTGGTGATAGCCGGTGGGCAGTTGCTGCACCCCGGCATGATCGTCGAGATCGCCAGCCAAGGAGCCCAGCCATGAAGCGTCTGACGGTTGTGCTCGCCGCCAGCCTGTTATTGATGGCGTGCTCCAAGCAAGAACCGGCGCCCGAGCCCGTGCGGCCGGTGTTGTCCATTGAAGTGAAAGCCGAAGACCAGGAAACCCTCGGCCGCTTCGCCGGCACCATCCAGGCGCGCTACGAAAGCAACCTGGGCTTTCGCGTGCCAGGGCGCATCGCCCGTCGCGCTGTGGATGTGGGCGCCGAAGTGGAGAAGGGCGCCTTGCTCGCCGTGCTCGACCCCACCGACCAGCAGAACCAATTGCGCGCTGCCCAGGGCGATCTGGCCAGGGTCCAGGCGCAATTTATCAACGCCCAGGCCAACGCCCGCCGTCAGCAGGAACTGTTCAACCGGGGCGTCGGCGCTCAGGCCCAATTGGATATCGCCCAGACCGACCTGAAAACCACCCAGGCTTCCCTCGACCAGGCCCGTGCCTCGGTCAACCAGGCCAGGGACCAGCTCAACTACGCCGAACTGCGCACCGACCATGCCGGCATTGTCACCGCCTGGAATGCCGAGGCCGGCCAGGTGGTCAGCGCCGGTCAGCAAGTGGTGACCCTGGCCCGCCCGGACATCAAGGAAGCGGTGATCGACCTGCCCGCCGGCCTCGCCGAGCGCCTGCCGCCCGACGTGGTGTTCCTGGTGGCCGGGCAACTGGATCCCGGCGTCAACACCACCGCCGTGGTGCGCGAGATCGAACCCCAGGCCCAAAGCGCCACCCGTACCCGCCGCGCCCGCCTGACCCTCAGCGACACGCCCGCCGCGTTCCGCCTGGGCAGCGCGATCAGCGTGACCTTGAGCTCTGCCATCGCGCCGCGCCTGGAAGTGCCTCTCAGTGCGTTGCAGGAGGTCGACGGCAAAACCCGCCTGTGGCTGCTCGACACCCACACCCAGACCGTGCAACCGCGTGAAGTGAGCGTGGTCAGCCGCGACGCCGACAGCGCGTTGCTCGATAACGGCGTCAAGCCCGGCGAACGGGTGGTGACCGCTGGCGTGAACAGCCTGACACCCGGGCAAAAAGTCAAAATCGACGAGGACAGCCCGCGATGAAAGGACGCTTCAACTTATCCGACTGGGCCCTCAAGCATCAGTCCTTCGTGTGGTACCTGATGTTCGTCGCCCTGCTGATGGGCGTGTTCTCCTACATGAACCTGGGGCGCGAGGAAGACCCCTCGTTCACCATCAAAACCATGGTGATCCAGACCCGCTGGCCGGGCGCGACCCAGGAAGAAACCCTTAAGCAAGTCACCGACCGCATCGAGAAAAAACTCGAAGAGCTCGACGCCCTCGACTACGTCAAAAGCTACACCCGGCCGGGCGAGTCCACGGTGTTCGTGTTCCTCAAGGACACCACCAGCGCCAAGGCCATTCCAGAGACCTGGTATCAGGTCCGCAAAAAGATCGACGACATTCGCGGCTCCTTCCCCCAGGGCCTGCAGGGACCGTCGTTTAACGACGAGTTCGGGGACGTGTTCGGCTCGGTGTATGCGTTTACCGGCGATGGTCTGTCGATGCGCCAACTGCGTGACTATGTGGAGCAGGTGCGCGCCGAGATCCGCGCGGTGCCGGGGTTGGGCAAGGTCGAGATGATCGGCCAGCAGGACGAAGTGATTTACCTGAATTTTTCCACGCGCAAACTGGCGGCCCTGGGCATCGACCAGCGTCAAGTGGTGCAGAGCCTGCAATCGCAGAACGCGGTGACGCCCGCCGGGGTGATCGAAGCCGGGCCGGAGCGGATTTCCGTGCGCACGTCGGGGCAATTCGCCTCGGAGAAGGACCTGGCCAACGTCAACCTGCGCCTCAATGACCGCTTCTATCGCCTGGCGGACATCGCCGAGATCAGCCGTGGCTACGTCGACCCGGCGCGGCCGATGTTCCGTTTCAATGGCAAACCGGCGATCGGCCTGGCGATTGCGATGCAGAAGGGCGGCAACATCCAGTCGTTCGGCAAGGCGCTGCACACGCGCATGGACGAACTGACCGCCGATCTGCCGGTGGGCGTTGGCGTGCACAAGGTGTCCGATCAGGCCGAAGTGGTGGAAGAGGCCGTCGGCGGCTTTACCAGCGCGTTGTTCGAAGCGGTGATCATCGTGCTGGTGGTGAGTTTTATCAGCCTCGGTATGCGTGCCGGGCTGGTGGTGGCGTGTTCGATTCCACTGGTGCTGGCCTTGGTGTTCGTGTTCATGGAGTACAGCGGCATCACCATGCAGCGCGTGTCGCTCGGTGCATTGATCATTGCCCTCGGCCTGTTGGTGGACGATGCGATGATCACCGTGGAAATGATGATCACGCGCCTGGAAAAGGGCGAGACCAAAGAACAGGCGGCGACCTACGCCTACACCTCGACCGCGTTCCCGATGCTCACCGGCACACTGGTGACCGTGGCCGGCTTTGTGCCGATCGGCCTCAACGCCAGTTCGGCGGGTGAATACACCTTCACCCTGTTCGCGGTGATTGCCGTGGCGATGCTGGTGTCGTGGGTGGTGGCGGTGCTGTTTGCGCCGGTGCTGGGCGTGCATATCCTCAGCGCCAAGGTCAAACCCCACGACGCCGAACCGGGGCGCGTCGGCCGCGCTTTCAATGGCGGCATGCTGTGGGCCATGCGCAACCGCTGGTGGGCGATCGGCATCACGGTGGCGCTGTTTGTCGCGTCGGTGTTCTCGATGCAGTTCGTACAGAACCAGTTTTTCCCGTCGTCGGACCGCCCGGAAGTGCTTGTCGACCTCAACCTGCCGCAAAACGCCTCGATCAACGAGACGCGCAAGGCCGTCGACCGCCTCGAAGCGATCATCAAGGACGACCCGGACATCGCGCGCTGGAGCACCTATATCGGCCAGGGCGCGATCCGTTTCTACCTGCCCCTCGACCAGCAGTTGGAAAACCCCTACTACGCGCAGTTGGTCATCGTCAGTAAAGGCCTGGAAGAGCGCGGCGCGTTGATTGCGCGCCTGCAAAAACGCCTGCGCGATGACTTCGTGGGCATCGGCAGCTTTGTGCAGCCGCTGGAAATGGGGCCGCCGGTGGGGCGGCCGATTCAGTATCGCGTGTCCGGTAAAGACACCGATCAGGTGCGCAAGCACGCGATCGAACTGGCGACGCTGCTGGACAAAAACACCCATTTGGGCGAGATCATTTACGACTGGAACGAGCCGGGCAAAGTCCTGCGCATCGACATCGCCCAGGACAAGGCGCGGCAATTGGGGTTGTCGTCCGAAGACGTGGCGCAGTTGATGAACAGTGTGGTCAGCGGTGCCTCGGTGACCCAGGTGCATGACGATATCTACCTGATCAACGTGGTCGGCCGCGCCGAAGACGCCGAACGCGGCACGCCGGAGACCTTGCAGAACCTGCAGATCGTTACGCCCAACGGCACCTCGATCCCGTTGTTGGCCTTCGCCACCGTGCGTTACGAACTGGAGCAGCCGCTGGTGTGGCGCCGTGACCGCAAGCCGACCATTACCATCAAGGCTTCGGTGCGGGATGAGATGCAGCCGACCGACCTGGTCAAGCAGCTCAAACCCGAGATCGACCAATTCAGCGCGGGCCTGCCGGTGGGCTACCGGGTCGACACTGGCGGCACCGTGGAAGAAAGCGGCAAGGCCCAGGGTCCGATTGCCAGCGTAGTGCCGTTGATGCTGTTCCTGATGGCAACCTTCCTGATGATCCAGTTGCACAGCGTGCAGAAGATGTTTCTGGTGGCGAGTGTCGCGCCGCTGGGACTGATTGGCGTGGTGCTGGCGTTGATCCCCACCGGCACGCCCATGGGCTTTGTGGCGATCCTGGGGATTCTGGCGCTGATCGGCATCATCATCCGCAACTCGGTGATTCTGGTGACGCAGATTCACGAGTATGAAGTGGCCGGCTACACGCCGTGGGATGCGGTGGTGGAAGCCACCGAGCACCGGCGTCGTCCGATCCTGCTCACCGCAGCGGCGGCGAGCCTGGGCATGATCCCGATTGCGCGAGAAGTGTTCTGGGGGCCGATGGCCTACGCGATGATCGGCGGGATCATCATCGCGACCTTGCTGACCCTGCTGTTCCTGCCGGCGCTGTATGTGGCCTGGTACAGGATCCGCGAACCGAAGCAGGACCCGCAGGAAAAACGCGGTTAAAGCGGTGGTAGCTGTTTCTAGGATTTGCGCCAGACGCTCGCCAGCCATGGCTGCTGCTCACGCGGCAGTCCGGCGGGCCGGTAGTAGTGTTCCAGCTCGACAAATCCGGCGGCGGTCAGTAACGCTTGCCATGCTGCCAGGTCGTGATAGGCGCCATAACGCGGCCCGTTCCAACCTTCCTGGTTCTCGCCACGCGGGTTGGAGCTGAACAGCACGCCGCCCGCTTTCAGAGCCCCGTGCAACTGCTTGAGCACCCGTGGCAGTTCCTGCCTGGGAATATGAAACAGCACTGCATTGGCGAAGATCCCGTCAAAGCGCGCCGCCGGTAAATCCAGTTTGAGGAAGTCCTGCTGCAATACTTCGCAACCGCTGTCTTCGCGTGCCATCTGCGCAAACCGCTCGGAGCCGTCGAGCCCCACGGCGATGTGGCCCATGCGCGTGAAGGTTTGCAAATCCCGCCCCGGTCCGCAGCCGAAATCCAGCACGGTAAACGGAGGGGTGCCCTGGATATGCCGCAATAACGCGTCGATGTTCTGGGTTACATCGTGGTCGCGGGTGCCTTCACGGAAGTCCTCGGCCACCGTGTTGTAGTGGCCGAGGGTGGTGGACGTGATCTGGTCGAGGTCATCGGGCTTGAGGGTCATGACGGGTAAATACCGGGCGCTGAGAGGGCCCGACTATACCTCACCGCTTGTTCAGCACCCGCGCCAGGCGATCACCGCCCAGTTGGATCACCGCCACCAGCACCACCAGCAACACGATCACCGTGAGCATGATCTGCGTATCAAAGCGCTGATAGCCATAGCGGTAGGCAATGTCGCCCAGGCCACCGGCGCCAATCGCGCCGGCCATGGCCGACGAGTTGATCATGGTCACCAGGGTGATGGTAAATCCGCCGACAATCCCCGGCAGCGCTTCGGGCAGCAGCACATGCCAAATGATGTGCCGGCGCCGGCAGCCCATGGCCTGCGCCGCTTCGATCAGGCCGTGATCGACCTCGCGCAGGCTCACCTCGGCGATGCGGGCAAAGAACGGCGTGGCGGCGATGGTCAGCGGCACCACCGCCGCCCACACGCCGTAGGTGGTGCCGACGATCAGCCGGGTGAACGGGATCAGCGCCACCATCAGAATCAAAAACGGAATCGAGCGGAACAGATTGACGAAAGCTCCCAGCACGCGGTTCAACGCCGGGGCCTGGTAGATGCCGCCCTTGTCGCTGGTCACCAGAAACACCGCCAGGGGAATCCCCACCAGCAACGCGATCAACGACGACACGCCGACCATCAATAAGGTGTCGATGGCGCCCTGTACTAAACGATCAAACCACATAACCCAGCACCTCCACCTGGTGTGCCCAGTTCGCGGCACGGTTGCGCAACTCGTCGGCGCCGTGGCTCGAACCACTCACCGCCAGCAGCAATTGCCCCAGGGCATGCCCCTGGATGCGCTCCACGCCGCCTTGCAGCAAACGCACGCGCCCACCGAGGGCGCTGAACAACGCGGCCAGGTCGGGCTCATCGCTGGCGCTGCCGGTGAGCTGCAAGCGCAGCACTACGGCGGCGTCGGGCGTTGGCGCGGTGGCGTGCAAACGACGTTGCAGCTCTTCCGGCAGCCCGTGTTGCAACGGCGCCAGCAGGGTTTTGCTGACCTCATGGCGCGGGTTGCCGAACACTTCCCACACCGGGCCCTGCTCGACGATGCGCCCGTGTTCCAGCACTACCACGCGGTCGCAGATGTCGCGAATCACCGCCATTTCATGGGTGATCAGCACGATGGTCAGGCCCAGGCGCCGGTTGATCTCGCGCAGCAGGCCGAGGATCGATTGGGTGGTTTCCGGGTCCAGCGCCGAGGTGGCCTCGTCGCACAGCAGAATCTCGGGGTCGTGCACCAGCGAACGGGCGATGCCCACTCGTTGTTTCTGCCCGCCGGACAGCTGCGCCGGGTAGGCCGTGTGCTTGTCCTGCAAACCCACCAGCTCCAGCAGCTCGCGCACCTTTTGCTCACGCTGCAGCTTGGGCACGCCGGCGACTTTCAGCGGCAACTCGACGTTCTGCCACACCGTCTTGGCCGACATCAGGTTGAAGTGCTGGAAGATCATGCCGATGCGCCGGCGCAGCGCCACCAAGTGGTCTTCGTCGAAGTCGCCGATGTCCACCTGATCGATCAATACGCGCCCGCTGCTGGGTTGCTCCAGGCGGTTGATGGTGCGGATCAGCGACGATTTGCCGGCGCCGCTACGGCCGATGATGCCGAACACCTCGCCGCGTTGGATCGCCAGGTCGATGCCTTGCAATGCTTGCACGCGGCCGTCGTAGGTCTTGCCCAGGTTGATAAAACGCACGTGGGCGCGGTTCAGCTGCGGGTGCAGTTCTGTGTGCTCGGCGTCTCTGGGCGCGGTGCCCAGGTCGCGCAGTCGGGCGTTGGCGGCACTCATTTTTTTGCTTCCCAGCCGACTTGGTAGAGTTTGCCCAGGGATTTATCCAGCGCGGCGCGCACCACCGGCGAGTGCTGGTAGATGTCGACGAACTGGATCACCCGTGGATCGGTTTTGCTTTTGGGCTGGATCACGAATTGGATCACGTACTCCGGGTGGTCGAGGCCGTCGAACAGCAGCGCCGACTCGGCATCGAAGGTCTTGGACAGGCGGATATACGCCGGGTAGCCCTGCACCAGGTCGGCATCGTCATAGGCGCGCACCAGTTGCACGGCTTCCACTTGCAGGATCTTGAGCTGCTTCGGGTTGGCGACGATGTCTTCTTCGGTGGCCTTGTAGCCCACGCCTGGTTTGAGGCTGATCAGCCCGGCCTTGGCCAGCAGTTGCAGGCCGCGCCCGCTGTTGATCGGGTCGTTGGCGATGGCCACGCTGGCGCCTTCAGGCAGGTCTTTGAAGCTTTTGTAGCGCTTCGAATACAGCCCGACATTGTTGATGATGCCTGGCGCGTACGGCACCAGGTCAAACCCGGCGGCGGCTTTGGCGTTTTCCAGGAACGGGATGTGCTGGAAGTAGTTCACGTCGATATCGCCGGCCGCCAGGCTGACGTTGGGCGCGATCCAGTCGGTGAATTCCACCAGCTCGACCTTCAGGCCCTGCTTGCCGGCCTCGGCTACGGCGGCTTCCAGGGGGATCGCGAAGGCGGCGGTGGTGCCGACTTTGAGCGGCGCATCGGCGGCGAACACCGCTGAGCTGAATACGCCGAGGGCCAGGGCCAGTGCCTTGACTGGGTTATTGAGCAATGTCTTTTTCATAGTGGGTTTCCAGTCATAAGGTATTCGGACAAACAATGCAGATCCCAGGTGGGGGCTTGCCCCCTCCCACAGGTCTTGTTCAGTGTCGGTAGGTGGATCCGGTGTGTTGTTCGGGCAGGCGGGCGCCGGCGTGGAAGACTTTTTCACGCAAGGTGCCTGGCTCATAGGCGGTCTTGTACGACCCACGGCGTTGCAACTCCGGCACCACCAGGTCGATAAAATCCACGTAGCTTTCCGGGGTCACGATGCGCGTGAGGTTGAAGCCGTCCAGGCCGGTTTCGCTGATCCAGGATTCCAATTCATCCGCTACCTGCTCGGGCGAGCCGACCAGGGTGATGTAGCGGCCGCCCAAGGCGTGCTGCTCCAGCAACTTGCGCCGGGTCCAGTCGTTGTTTTGCAGGTGCCGGGTGGCCGACTGGATCGCGTTGCTCTTCACGTATTGGATCGGTTCATTCAGCGCGTACTGGGAAAAATCTATCGCCGTGGACGCCGAAAAGTGCGCCACGCCGGCCTCGGCACTGGCGTAGCTCAGATACTCCGCATGCTTGGCCCAGGCCAGTTCCTCGGTAGCGCCGACGATCACGTTCAGCCCCATGAACACCTTGATGTCGTCCGGGTTGCGCCCGGCCGCCAATGCGCTGGCCCGCACCTTGTCCACCTGAACCTTGGTCGACGCCTTGTTCTGCCCGCTGATAAACACACACTCGGCATGCTGCCCGGCGAACAGCAAGCCCCGGTCCGAGCTGCCGGCCTGGAACAGCACCGGCGTGCGCTGCGGCGACGGTTCGCACAGGTGATAACCCTGCACCTGATAGAACTCGCCGTGGTGCTCGACCTTGTGCACTTTGCCCGGCTGCGCATAGACCCGTTGCGCGGGATCGTTGATAACGGCGTCGTCTTCCCAGCTGCCTTCCCAGAGTTTGTACAGCACCTGCAAGTATTCATCGGCCTGGTCGTAGCGCCGGTCGTGCTCGACCTGCTCGGTCAGGCCCATGGCCTTGGCGGCGCTGTCGAGGTAACCGGTGACGATGTTCCAGCCCACCCGACCCCGGCTCAGGTGATCGAGCGTGGACATGCGCCGGGCGAACAGGTACGGCGGCTCATACGTGAGGTTGGCGGTGAGGCCGAAGCCAAGGTTTCGGGTGACGGCAGCCATGGCCGAGACCAGCAGCAGCGGGTCGTTGACCGGCAGTTGGATCGATTCTTTGAGCGGCACCTCGATGCTGTTTTGGTACACGTCATACACACCGACGATATCGGCGATGAATAACCCGTCGAACAACCCGCGTTCCAGGGTTTGAGCCAGGTCGGTCCAGTACTCGAGGGTTTTGTACTGCGTGGACGTGTCCCGTGGATGGGTCCACAGGCCGTGGTTGATATGCCCGATGCAGTTCATGTTGAACGCATTGAGCAGGATTTTTTTCTTCGCCATCAGAGGGTCCCCCGCAGCGGCGGGTTTTCGTCGTTGAGGTAGTAATTGCCGACGGCGTGGTACTTCCAGCGCACCGGGTCGTGCAGGGTGTGCACGCGCGCGTTGCGCCAGTGACGGTCCAGGCCGTGTTCGGCCAGGGTCGCCTGGCTGCCGGCGAGTTCGAACAGGGTGCTGCCGGCGGCCAGGGATATTTCGGTGCTCAGGGCGCGGACTTCGGCGACGGCAATGGACGCGGCAGCGACGGTATCGGCGGTGGGGTCGGCCTGGGCGCGGTCGAGGTATTCACCGGAGCGCTCCAGCAGCGCCTCGGCGGCGTGCAGGCGGATGCTCAAGTGACCGAAGCTCTTCAGGGTCAGCGGGTCTTCGGTGGCCTTGTCGTTACCGGAATCAATCCACGGGCGGGTCTTGGTGCGCACAAAGTGCAGCGCATCTTCAAAGGCCGCGCGCGCGATGCCGGTGTCGATGGCGGCGTGAAGGATCTGTGCCAGCGGGCCGACGGTAGTCGGGCGTGCAAAGGCGCTCTGGAAAGGGACTACGTCATGGGCGGCGACCCACACGTTGTCGAACACCACCGAGCCACTGCCGGTGGTGCGCTGGCCGAAGCCGCTCCAGTCGTCGATGACCGTCAGGCCTTCACTGTCACGCGGCACGAAGGCCAGTTGCTGGATGCCGTGTTCGTCCACCACCGAGGTGGGGATGCGTTGGGCATAGAGTGCGCCGGTGGCGTAGAACTTGCGGCCGCTGATGCGAAACCCATCGCCGTCGCGGCTGATACGGGTGACGCGATCGTGTGCGGTCTTGGTGCCCAGTTCGGCCAGGGCGTTGCCGAAGCGCCGGCCGGCGAGCACTTCGGCGTACAGGCGTTGTTGCTGCGCCGGGCTGCCGTTCACGCGCAGGACTTCCAGGGCATAGAAATGGTTTTGCGGGATCTGGCCCAGGGACGCGTCGGCCTCGGCGATCAGCGCGATGACCTTGGCCAGGGTGACGTTGGACACGCCGGCACCCCCGTAGGCTTGCGGCACGCTGATGCCCCACAGGCCCGAACGGGAAAACGCATCCAGTTCGGGCCAGGGCAGGCGGCGCTCGCGGTCGCGCTGAGCGCTGTCGCGACGAAAGTCTTCGGCCAGGTCGCTGGCGACAATAAGGGCGTGTTCATCGCTGGTGATAACCGCGACGCTTGCAGAGAAAGGCATGGGTGTTCTCCAGGGTCTGGTCGGTTAAATCCAGGAATGGCGAGCCGGCAACGTGCCGTTCAAGCGATAGGCGCCGATGGCGTGATACTTCCAGCGCACGGGATCGT encodes the following:
- a CDS encoding efflux RND transporter periplasmic adaptor subunit, which translates into the protein MKRLTVVLAASLLLMACSKQEPAPEPVRPVLSIEVKAEDQETLGRFAGTIQARYESNLGFRVPGRIARRAVDVGAEVEKGALLAVLDPTDQQNQLRAAQGDLARVQAQFINAQANARRQQELFNRGVGAQAQLDIAQTDLKTTQASLDQARASVNQARDQLNYAELRTDHAGIVTAWNAEAGQVVSAGQQVVTLARPDIKEAVIDLPAGLAERLPPDVVFLVAGQLDPGVNTTAVVREIEPQAQSATRTRRARLTLSDTPAAFRLGSAISVTLSSAIAPRLEVPLSALQEVDGKTRLWLLDTHTQTVQPREVSVVSRDADSALLDNGVKPGERVVTAGVNSLTPGQKVKIDEDSPR
- a CDS encoding efflux RND transporter permease subunit, with product MKGRFNLSDWALKHQSFVWYLMFVALLMGVFSYMNLGREEDPSFTIKTMVIQTRWPGATQEETLKQVTDRIEKKLEELDALDYVKSYTRPGESTVFVFLKDTTSAKAIPETWYQVRKKIDDIRGSFPQGLQGPSFNDEFGDVFGSVYAFTGDGLSMRQLRDYVEQVRAEIRAVPGLGKVEMIGQQDEVIYLNFSTRKLAALGIDQRQVVQSLQSQNAVTPAGVIEAGPERISVRTSGQFASEKDLANVNLRLNDRFYRLADIAEISRGYVDPARPMFRFNGKPAIGLAIAMQKGGNIQSFGKALHTRMDELTADLPVGVGVHKVSDQAEVVEEAVGGFTSALFEAVIIVLVVSFISLGMRAGLVVACSIPLVLALVFVFMEYSGITMQRVSLGALIIALGLLVDDAMITVEMMITRLEKGETKEQAATYAYTSTAFPMLTGTLVTVAGFVPIGLNASSAGEYTFTLFAVIAVAMLVSWVVAVLFAPVLGVHILSAKVKPHDAEPGRVGRAFNGGMLWAMRNRWWAIGITVALFVASVFSMQFVQNQFFPSSDRPEVLVDLNLPQNASINETRKAVDRLEAIIKDDPDIARWSTYIGQGAIRFYLPLDQQLENPYYAQLVIVSKGLEERGALIARLQKRLRDDFVGIGSFVQPLEMGPPVGRPIQYRVSGKDTDQVRKHAIELATLLDKNTHLGEIIYDWNEPGKVLRIDIAQDKARQLGLSSEDVAQLMNSVVSGASVTQVHDDIYLINVVGRAEDAERGTPETLQNLQIVTPNGTSIPLLAFATVRYELEQPLVWRRDRKPTITIKASVRDEMQPTDLVKQLKPEIDQFSAGLPVGYRVDTGGTVEESGKAQGPIASVVPLMLFLMATFLMIQLHSVQKMFLVASVAPLGLIGVVLALIPTGTPMGFVAILGILALIGIIIRNSVILVTQIHEYEVAGYTPWDAVVEATEHRRRPILLTAAAASLGMIPIAREVFWGPMAYAMIGGIIIATLLTLLFLPALYVAWYRIREPKQDPQEKRG
- a CDS encoding MetQ/NlpA family ABC transporter substrate-binding protein yields the protein MKKTLLNNPVKALALALGVFSSAVFAADAPLKVGTTAAFAIPLEAAVAEAGKQGLKVELVEFTDWIAPNVSLAAGDIDVNYFQHIPFLENAKAAAGFDLVPYAPGIINNVGLYSKRYKSFKDLPEGASVAIANDPINSGRGLQLLAKAGLISLKPGVGYKATEEDIVANPKQLKILQVEAVQLVRAYDDADLVQGYPAYIRLSKTFDAESALLFDGLDHPEYVIQFVIQPKSKTDPRVIQFVDIYQHSPVVRAALDKSLGKLYQVGWEAKK
- a CDS encoding SfnB family sulfur acquisition oxidoreductase, producing MPFSASVAVITSDEHALIVASDLAEDFRRDSAQRDRERRLPWPELDAFSRSGLWGISVPQAYGGAGVSNVTLAKVIALIAEADASLGQIPQNHFYALEVLRVNGSPAQQQRLYAEVLAGRRFGNALAELGTKTAHDRVTRISRDGDGFRISGRKFYATGALYAQRIPTSVVDEHGIQQLAFVPRDSEGLTVIDDWSGFGQRTTGSGSVVFDNVWVAAHDVVPFQSAFARPTTVGPLAQILHAAIDTGIARAAFEDALHFVRTKTRPWIDSGNDKATEDPLTLKSFGHLSIRLHAAEALLERSGEYLDRAQADPTADTVAAASIAVAEVRALSTEISLAAGSTLFELAGSQATLAEHGLDRHWRNARVHTLHDPVRWKYHAVGNYYLNDENPPLRGTL
- a CDS encoding methionine ABC transporter ATP-binding protein produces the protein MSAANARLRDLGTAPRDAEHTELHPQLNRAHVRFINLGKTYDGRVQALQGIDLAIQRGEVFGIIGRSGAGKSSLIRTINRLEQPSSGRVLIDQVDIGDFDEDHLVALRRRIGMIFQHFNLMSAKTVWQNVELPLKVAGVPKLQREQKVRELLELVGLQDKHTAYPAQLSGGQKQRVGIARSLVHDPEILLCDEATSALDPETTQSILGLLREINRRLGLTIVLITHEMAVIRDICDRVVVLEHGRIVEQGPVWEVFGNPRHEVSKTLLAPLQHGLPEELQRRLHATAPTPDAAVVLRLQLTGSASDEPDLAALFSALGGRVRLLQGGVERIQGHALGQLLLAVSGSSHGADELRNRAANWAHQVEVLGYVV
- a CDS encoding LLM class flavin-dependent oxidoreductase; translated protein: MAKKKILLNAFNMNCIGHINHGLWTHPRDTSTQYKTLEYWTDLAQTLERGLFDGLFIADIVGVYDVYQNSIEVPLKESIQLPVNDPLLLVSAMAAVTRNLGFGLTANLTYEPPYLFARRMSTLDHLSRGRVGWNIVTGYLDSAAKAMGLTEQVEHDRRYDQADEYLQVLYKLWEGSWEDDAVINDPAQRVYAQPGKVHKVEHHGEFYQVQGYHLCEPSPQRTPVLFQAGSSDRGLLFAGQHAECVFISGQNKASTKVQVDKVRASALAAGRNPDDIKVFMGLNVIVGATEELAWAKHAEYLSYASAEAGVAHFSASTAIDFSQYALNEPIQYVKSNAIQSATRHLQNNDWTRRKLLEQHALGGRYITLVGSPEQVADELESWISETGLDGFNLTRIVTPESYVDFIDLVVPELQRRGSYKTAYEPGTLREKVFHAGARLPEQHTGSTYRH
- a CDS encoding efflux RND transporter periplasmic adaptor subunit translates to MGGRISTCIFGLGLLALLSGCGQEKAEPKAHSRVFVQTVQPAQFAAAVTLTGDIQARVQTDLSFRVGGKIIQRMVDVGDRVSARQVLAKLDPKDLQTNVDSAQAQVVAEQARVKQTAAAFVRQEKLLPKGYTSRSEYDAAQAALRSSQSALAAAQAQLANAREQLGYTALIADAPGVITARQAEVGQVVQATVPIFSLASDGERDAVFNVYESLLVEPPPDAPITVSLLDNPSIKAQGKVREVTPAVAANTGTVQVKIALQSLPKGMDLGSVVSATANGPAKASIELPWSALTKDLSEPAVWLVDGDGKAQLHKVSVARYLTGKVIISDGLKGGEKVVIAGGQLLHPGMIVEIASQGAQP
- a CDS encoding methionine ABC transporter permease; this translates as MWFDRLVQGAIDTLLMVGVSSLIALLVGIPLAVFLVTSDKGGIYQAPALNRVLGAFVNLFRSIPFLILMVALIPFTRLIVGTTYGVWAAVVPLTIAATPFFARIAEVSLREVDHGLIEAAQAMGCRRRHIIWHVLLPEALPGIVGGFTITLVTMINSSAMAGAIGAGGLGDIAYRYGYQRFDTQIMLTVIVLLVVLVAVIQLGGDRLARVLNKR
- a CDS encoding bifunctional 2-polyprenyl-6-hydroxyphenol methylase/3-demethylubiquinol 3-O-methyltransferase UbiG, with amino-acid sequence MTLKPDDLDQITSTTLGHYNTVAEDFREGTRDHDVTQNIDALLRHIQGTPPFTVLDFGCGPGRDLQTFTRMGHIAVGLDGSERFAQMAREDSGCEVLQQDFLKLDLPAARFDGIFANAVLFHIPRQELPRVLKQLHGALKAGGVLFSSNPRGENQEGWNGPRYGAYHDLAAWQALLTAAGFVELEHYYRPAGLPREQQPWLASVWRKS